The genomic window CTGGGCGCCCAGCTCATGGCGCGGGCGCTGGGGGCGCGGGTGTACGGCGCGGGACGCAAGGAAATCGGTTGGGGGCCGCTCTCCCTGAGCGAAGCCGGGGCCGCGTCGGCCCTGAGCCTGTTGGCGCCGGACCGTGCCTCGGTGCTCCACTGGCACGGCGACACCTTCGACCTGCCGCACGGCGCGATCCACCTGGCCGCCACCGAGGTGTGCGAGAACCAGGCCTTCGGTTGGGGCGAGCGCGCGCTGGCGCTCCAGTTTCATCCCGAGGTGACCGCCGCCGGCCTCGAGCGCTGGTTCATCGGCCACACCCTGGAAATCGCGACCACCCCGGACATCTCGGTGGCGCAACTCCGTGACGCCACCCGCCGGTTCGCGCCGGCGCTGGAACGCCAGGGACCGGCGTTCCTCCGCCGCTGGCTCGGGCGTGTGCTGTAAAACGCCTAAGGCACCAACTCCCTGAACCGTCATTCCCGCGGAAGCGGGAATCCAGGGGCGGGGAGGCGGGGAAACGCCGCTGTAGTGCCCCGCCACCACCCCTGGATTCCCGCTTCCGCGGGAATGACGGTTCGGGGGGTTGGTGCCAATTCGTGTCCGGACGACGTTTTGTCACGGCCTGTTCCGCGCGAATGACGGTTCGCGGGGCTGCGCCTTACCTGGCCGAGCGGAGTCTTGTCACGGCCTGTTCCGCAGGAATGACGGTTCGCGGGGCTGCGCCTTTGCCTGGCCGAGCGGAGTCTTGTCACGGCCTGTTCCGCGCGAATGACGGTTCGCGGGGCTGCGCCTTTGCCTGGCCGAGCGGAGTCTTGACAAAGCCTGTTCCGCGGGAATGACGGAGGAAGTGGCGCGGCGGCCGTTCCGCCTCATCCCGCGATTTCCTCCAGTTCGCCGCGGGTGTCGATGTCCTTGGCGAAGGAGCGGATGCGGGTCACCGTCAGGGCCACGGGCTGGGGCATGGCGCCGGCGTCGTCCCGGACGATGATCTGGCGGGACAGCTCGGCGGCGAGCTCCGGCACTGTAAGGCGCCGCGCGGTGTAGCGCAGGTAGGTCTTCAGGATGCCGTAGGGTGCCGCCAGGGTGCGTCCCGGGCAGCGGAAGTTCCGCAGCAGGCGCGCGTCTTCCTCCAGCCACAAGCCCACGGCCCTCAGCGTGATGCGGGTCAGGCGCTCGTAGATGCTGCGGTTGCGGTAGCGGTACGCCATCATGAGGAACATGTTGAACCAGTCGAGGCGGATGGCGTTCGCCCGCAGCACCAGCAAGTGGCCGGGATAGAGGTTCAGCAACGGCTCGCGCGGCGCCGGACGCATGCGGTAGCTGGGCTTCCAACGGCTGACGCCCATCTCCTCGGCCTCGGCCGCGATCATCTGCCACCACAGGCCCCTGTCGGCACTGGGCCCGTAGCCCTCGTCCAGCAGGGTCCGGAACTCTTCCGCCGTGGGCAGGATGTCGCAGGCCGAGACCGCCACCGGGCGGTCCGGGTAGCGCTCGGTCAGGAGGGCGGCGAACCGCTGGATGTTGGCCAGGAGATCTCCCGGGGTATCACTGATCTCGCAGTCCACCAGGTCCCCATAGACGTGCCGCGGCCCCACCAGAACGGGGTCCTCGAACCGGTGGCTTTCGCGCATCCGGTGGATCAGTTCGCCCGCGATGCAGCGACCGGACGGCAGGCGTACGGCGCCCTTGAAACCCTTCAGCACGTCTTCGGGCGCCACGCCCTCCGGTATGGTTTCAACCCGGTCGTTGCCGCCAGCCATCACGAGGACCGGCAACAGGTCATTCATGGGCTTCTCGCTCCGTCGGTGTAGGACTGCTGAGCCACGGACCGGCTCCCGGGTCCGTGGCGCTCGACCGCCGGGGATCAGTATGCCTCCCTCCGGCGGCGCTCTCAAGCTCCCTTCGCGAGTGTGTCATCTTTTGAAAAATAGAGACGAAACTGCTAGTCAAGAAGGAGGAGCCGCATGCTGGCCGGAACGGTCCTCGACACGGATCGTGCCGGCGCTCGAAAGCGGCCGCACCAACATGCCGACCACCATCAAGTGCCCCATTTGTCGTACCGAAACGCCATGGACCGGCAATCCTTGCCGGCCCTTCTGCTCGGAGCGCTGCCGGTTCGTCGACCTCGGCGCCTGGGCGGGCGGGACCTACCGCGTTGCCGGCGACGAACTGGTGGACGAGTCGCAGCCCATCGAAGAATCCGAGCCTCGATGAATCAGTATCCCGTACCCGACCCAATGCCCAGATCCGGCGCCTTCCGCTCGAGGTTGCCTGTCGAATCTTCGGCAGCGCTTCAGCCGTAACAGCCGGAGATCAACCATGTCGATACATCCTACTGCCGTCGTGGATCCACGCGCCGAAATTCACCCCGACGCCGAGCTAGGCGCCCATGCCGTCATCGACGGCCCGGCGAAGATCGGCGCCGGCACCCGCCTGGCGCCCCACGCCGTGGTGTTGGGGTGGACCGAACTGGGTGAAGGCAACCAGGTGCACAGCGGCGCCGTCCTGGGAGACGCGCCGCAGGACCTCTCCTACCGGGGCGCCAAGTCCTACCTCCACATCGGCCACCGCAACGTGTTTCGCGAGGGCGTCCAGGTCCACCGGGGTACGGCGCCGGACTCCACCACGGTGATCGGCGACGACAACTTCCTGATGGCCAACTGCCACGTGGCCCACAATTGCCGGCTGGGCGACCGCATCATCATGACCAACAACTCCGTGGTGGGCGGCTACGTGGAGATCGGCGACCGCGTGGTGCTCTCCGCGAGCTGCGCCGTGCACCAGTTCGTGCGCGTCGGTACGATGGCCATCATGCGCGGCTTGAGCGCCACGAGCCGCGACGTGCCGCCGTTCGCCATCATCGACTGGCAGCACACCGTGCGCGGACTGAACGTGGTCGGTCTGCGCCGGGCCGGTTTCGAGGAACCCCGCGTCCGGGTTCTGAAGAACGCCTTCCAGATCCTTTTCCGCAAGCGCCGCAACCTGAGCGCCGCGGTGAAGGAACTGGAAGAGCACCTCTCCGATCCCTTCGGGGACGTCGCCTTCCTGCTGGAGTTCATCCGCGCGTCCAAGCGCGGGGTCTGCGCCGGCCCCAAGTCCCATCCGCTGGGCAGGCCGTGACGTTGTTCTGAGCGAGGCGCCGCGCCCAGCGGCGCGAAGTCGAAGGGCGTTACACCGGCCGGTGGTGTCTCGCGAGACTGCGCTCGACGGCCTCTTCCGACAACGGGTACTGGAACATCTCGTTGCGCATGCGCACGCGCTGCAGGCTGACGCGCTCGATGGCCCGCTTCATGGTCTTGAGGTGCTGCTTGGTGCCGACCGCCGCGGCCGCCTCGCGCGCGGCCTCGCGGTAGTGGTTCTTCTCGTCCTGGTAGACCACCTCCATGGCCGCGGCGATCTTGCGCGCGAGCACGCTGCCCTTGAGCTTGCGCCCCTCCCGGAAGAGGCGCGCGCCGCCGCCCTCGGTGACCAGCACCGCGGCCTTCTCCACCACCGAACCGGCCACGTAGTCCCGGCGCAGATCCCCCAGGGCCTTCTCTTCGGGCAACTGGATGGTGTCCTCGGCGGCGATCTTGCGGCCGAGCAGGTACTCCAGGATGTCGGCCTGGAGCACGTAGTGGTTGAACTCCTGGACCATCTGCTCCATGAGCCCGTGGTAATGGTGCCGGTCGACGGTGCGGTCCACTTCGGGGAACATCTCCACCAAGTTGGCCAACTCCCGGTGCAGGCCGGTGAAATAGCCGTCCACCGGGTGCAGCTCCTTCCATAGCTGGGCCTTGAGCCAGTAGACGTGCTGCTCGCGGGTCGGACCGCCGCGGAAGAATCGCCTGGCGATCTCGGCCTCGGTCTCCCAATACGGATAGGCCACGTCGATCAGATATTTCTCGGTCTGGTTCATGGCACGGGCACCTCCCTGGTATCCTGTAGCGCTTTCGCTTTGCCGTTCCTTGGCATACTATGGTCCCTCGTCATGTCCAAGTCCGCGGGCATCATCATCATCGGCAACGAGGTCCTTTCGGGGAAGACCCAGGACATCAATTCCACGTTCCTGTGCCGGGAACTGCGCCAGCTCGGGGTCGAGGTCCAGCGCGTGACTGTGATACCGGACGACCTGGAGCTCATCGGGCGCACGGCGGCGCGCTTCGCCGCGAGGTGGAACCTGGTCTTCACCACCGGCGGCGTCGGCCCCACCCACGATGACGTGACCATCGAGGGAATCGCCCACGGCTTCGGCGTCAAGGCCGTTATCGAGCCGCGGCTGGAAGGACGCCTGCGCGCGCGCTACGGCGCGGACGTGAACCCGGCGCGGCTGCGCATGGCCATGGTGCCGGAGGGAGCGGAGTTGCTCGCCGCCGGGGCCATGTTCGCTCCGGTGATCCGCATGCGGAACGTCTACATCTTCGCCGGCGTGCCGCGCATCCTGCAGGACCGATTCCAGGCCATCAAGGAACGCTTCCGCGAGGAGCCGTTCCACCTGCGCAACATCTATATCAAGGACGGCGAGGGCGTCATCGCGGGCACCCTCAACGAACTGCTGGAGCGGTTTCCCGACATCCTGCTGGGCTCCTACCCGGTGCTGGACAACCCGGACTACAAGGTGAAGGTGACGGTGGAGTCCAAGAGCGGAGACTACCTCGACCGGGCGGTGGCCGATTTGCTGGAGAATTTGCCGGCGGCCGCGATTCTGCGCGTCGAGGAAGGCTAGCTAGGGTAGCCCCGGCCGCGTATCCACCCTACGGAACGTCATTCCTGCGGAAGCGGGAATCCAGGGGCGGGGAGGCGGGGAAACGCCGCTGTAGTACCCCACCACCACCCCTGGATTCCCGCTTCCGCGGGAATGACGTTCCGTTACGTAGATGCCTCATGAGTTTTGACACGGCCTGTTTCGCGGGAATGACGATCCGTCACGGGGTGGCGAAGCGTTCGCCGCTCTGGCTGCCGATCCAGATCTCGCCGCCCTGGTAGATTTCCTTCTTCCAGATGGGCACGCGCTTCTTCAATTCGTCGATGGCGTAGCGGCATGCCTTGAAGGCGTCGTCGCGATGCGGCGCGGAGACGGCGATCATCACGCTGGCCTCGCCGATGGGCACGTTGCCGATGCGGTGGACGATGGCCGCGCGGGTGATTTCCCACTTCGCCGCGGCTTCCTCGCCTAGCCGGGCCAGCTCCTGCTCGGCCATGCCGGGGTAGGCCTCGTAGTCCAGGGATATGATGGAGCGCCCCTCGTTGTTGTCGCGGGTGGCGCCGATGAAGGTCGAGACGGCGCCCGCGCCGGGGTCGCCCACGTAGGCGAGCAATTCGTTCAAGTCGATGGGTTTGTCGGTCAGCCGGAACACGTCATCCTCCACTCACCGGCGGGATGAAGGCGACCTCGTCGCCGTCGGCGAGCCGCTGGCCGCGCTCGACGTACTCACTGTTCACCGCGTAGAGGAGCCTGAGGTCGATGCCGGAAAGGCCCGGGTACTCACTCTGGAGCCGTTTCCACAGCTCGTTCACGGTGGAGCCGTCGGGAACCTCGTGGACCGCGTCGCCGGCGCCCGCCCGCTCCCGCAGCATGGCGAAGAGCTTGACGCGCACCTTCATATTCCGCGCGCCTGCGCCACCATGTGGCCCAACTGCGGCAGCAGCAGGTCCTTCATGGCCGTTTCCACGGCGCCGCGCGAACCCGGCATGGATACCACGATCCGGCTGCCCACGGCCCCCGCCACCGCGCGGCTCAGCATCGCGGCGGCGCCGATCTCCTGGTAGCTCAGGTACCGGAACAACTCGCCGAAGCCGTCGATGCGCTTTTCGATGACGCCGCTCACCACCTCGTAGGTGCCGTCGCGGGGCGCAATGCCGGTGCCGCCGTTCAGTAGCACCACGTCCACGCCGTCCGCGGCCAGCGCGGTTCCCAAGAGCGCGCGGATGTCCTCGGGCTCGTCCTTGACGATCTCGTACCCCGCCAGCGCATGGCCGCCTTCCTCAAGCATCCCCTTGATGGTGGCGCCGCTGCGGTCCGTCGACGCATCACGCGTGTCGCTTACGGTGATGACGAAGCAGGCGACGGTCTTGAGACTTCGGTCGATGTGGGACTGCTCTGCCATGTTGCTCCAGAGTTTGACGTTCCGCGGCGTACTTGCGTTGTGATCTCGGACGCAGCCTGTCTAGATCCGCATCGGCATGACCACGTACAGCAGCGTGTCGTCGCCGCCGCGGCGCACTACCGTGGGACTCTCGTCGTCCATCAGGCCCATCTCGACGTGGTCGTCCTGTTCCATGACGTTCAGGATGTCCAGCAGGTACTGGGCGTTGTAGCCGATGACGATGCGGTTGCCCTCGTACGCCACGTCCACTTCCTCGGCCGCTTCCCCGAGATCCGGGTTGTTGGCGGAGATCCCGATGGTGCCGCCGGTGAACTCGACGCGGACGCCACGAAAGCGGTCGCTGGAGAGCAGCGACACGCGACGCAAGGCACGAAACAGGATGGCTTGAACCACATCCGCCTTGTTCTTGTTGTCCGACGGTATGACCTTGTCGTAGTCGGGGAACTCGCCGTCGATGAGCCGGATGGACATCTCGACGTCCCCCTTCCACACGAACACCATGTTGTCGGTGAAACCCAGGGACACGGTTTCCTCGGCGGGGTCTTCCAGGAGCCGGCGCAACTCGGCCAGCCCCTTGCGCGGGATAATCACTCCCTTCGCGAGCCCCAACGGCCCGATCTCGCGCTGCACCAGGGACAACCGATGACCGTCGGTGGTCACCATGCGCACCCGATTGTTCTCCATCTCGTGCAGCAGCGCGCCGTTCAGGTTGGAGCGGGTCTCGTCCGTGGATATGGAGAAAATCGTCTTGTCGATCATCTCCTTCAGCGCCAGCGCCGGGCAATCCTTGCGCTCCGCCTCGCCGCTCGACACGAACGCGGGGAACTCACGCGCGTCGAGACCCACCATCTTGAAGACGGACTTGCCACTCTGGATCTCAACCCGGTCGTTGTCCAACCGCTTCAGGTCGATGAACTCCTCGGACAACTCGCGCACGATCTCGTAGAGCTTCCTGGCATCCACCGTGACGCTGCCCGATGTGATGATCTCGCCGTTGAGGCTGGCGCGTACGCCCACCTCGAGGTCGGTGCCCGTGAGACGTATCCGATTGCCCTGGGTTTCCACCAGCACGTTGGCCAGTATCGGCATGGTGTTGCGCCGTTCCACCGTGCTCTGGCTCCAGTACAACGCGTCCAGAAACTCTTCGCGTTTGGCTCGGATCTGCATTTATCCTCCAGTATCGTCGGCTCTAATTCATCTTCTATATTATTGAAATATCAGAAGTAGTAGTAGGGCCTGTGGATATCGGGATAGCCGTTGGAAACTACCGCTATTAAAGCACTTTTGCGGTGGAAAAAAAACGCGGCCACTCCCGTTGTCTGTAGGGGCCGGCCGCGAGAGCAGTGAACTCAGCGAGTTTTCAACAGGCTGTGTCGGGTTCTCCACAGCGTGTTCACTCAACTCTTGAGCTGGCGCTCCAGCCGTTCCACGGTGGCCTTGATCTCGGGGTCGGTGGTGGCCTTCCTTTCGATGGTCTTGGAGGCGTGGATGACCGTGGAGTGGTCGCGCCCGCCGAACTCGGCCCCGATGGCGGGATAGGAGGTGGCGGTGTACTTGCGGCAGAGGTACATGGCGACCTGGCGCGCGACGGCGATGTTTTTCGTGCGCCGCTTGGACTTGAGGTCGCTGATCTTGACGTCGAAGTGCTCGCAGATGGCTTTCTGGATGTTGCGCACGGTGACGTGTTTCTCGTTCTCCTTCAGGGTGTGCTTCAACGCCTCCCGCGCGAGATCGATGGTGATTTCGACGTTGGTGAGGGAAGCGAAGGCGCCGAGGCGGGTGAGGGAGCCTTCCAACTCCCGGACGTTGGAGCGGATGTGGGTGGCGAGAAAGTCCGCGACCTCTTGCGGCAGGTCG from Deltaproteobacteria bacterium includes these protein-coding regions:
- the yacG gene encoding DNA gyrase inhibitor YacG, whose translation is MPTTIKCPICRTETPWTGNPCRPFCSERCRFVDLGAWAGGTYRVAGDELVDESQPIEESEPR
- a CDS encoding MogA/MoaB family molybdenum cofactor biosynthesis protein, whose product is MAEQSHIDRSLKTVACFVITVSDTRDASTDRSGATIKGMLEEGGHALAGYEIVKDEPEDIRALLGTALAADGVDVVLLNGGTGIAPRDGTYEVVSGVIEKRIDGFGELFRYLSYQEIGAAAMLSRAVAGAVGSRIVVSMPGSRGAVETAMKDLLLPQLGHMVAQARGI
- a CDS encoding competence/damage-inducible protein A, coding for MSKSAGIIIIGNEVLSGKTQDINSTFLCRELRQLGVEVQRVTVIPDDLELIGRTAARFAARWNLVFTTGGVGPTHDDVTIEGIAHGFGVKAVIEPRLEGRLRARYGADVNPARLRMAMVPEGAELLAAGAMFAPVIRMRNVYIFAGVPRILQDRFQAIKERFREEPFHLRNIYIKDGEGVIAGTLNELLERFPDILLGSYPVLDNPDYKVKVTVESKSGDYLDRAVADLLENLPAAAILRVEEG
- a CDS encoding molybdenum cofactor biosynthesis protein MoaE, which encodes MFRLTDKPIDLNELLAYVGDPGAGAVSTFIGATRDNNEGRSIISLDYEAYPGMAEQELARLGEEAAAKWEITRAAIVHRIGNVPIGEASVMIAVSAPHRDDAFKACRYAIDELKKRVPIWKKEIYQGGEIWIGSQSGERFATP
- a CDS encoding glutamine amidotransferase; this encodes MSHSPTSIPPRAVVVRHVAFEDLGSFAGPLAEGGWRVQYVEAGLDGLDAAADADLLVVLGGPIGAGDDGPYPFLTEEVRLIEGRLAADRPTLGICLGAQLMARALGARVYGAGRKEIGWGPLSLSEAGAASALSLLAPDRASVLHWHGDTFDLPHGAIHLAATEVCENQAFGWGERALALQFHPEVTAAGLERWFIGHTLEIATTPDISVAQLRDATRRFAPALERQGPAFLRRWLGRVL
- the lpxA gene encoding acyl-ACP--UDP-N-acetylglucosamine O-acyltransferase, yielding MSIHPTAVVDPRAEIHPDAELGAHAVIDGPAKIGAGTRLAPHAVVLGWTELGEGNQVHSGAVLGDAPQDLSYRGAKSYLHIGHRNVFREGVQVHRGTAPDSTTVIGDDNFLMANCHVAHNCRLGDRIIMTNNSVVGGYVEIGDRVVLSASCAVHQFVRVGTMAIMRGLSATSRDVPPFAIIDWQHTVRGLNVVGLRRAGFEEPRVRVLKNAFQILFRKRRNLSAAVKELEEHLSDPFGDVAFLLEFIRASKRGVCAGPKSHPLGRP
- the dnaN gene encoding DNA polymerase III subunit beta; translation: MQIRAKREEFLDALYWSQSTVERRNTMPILANVLVETQGNRIRLTGTDLEVGVRASLNGEIITSGSVTVDARKLYEIVRELSEEFIDLKRLDNDRVEIQSGKSVFKMVGLDAREFPAFVSSGEAERKDCPALALKEMIDKTIFSISTDETRSNLNGALLHEMENNRVRMVTTDGHRLSLVQREIGPLGLAKGVIIPRKGLAELRRLLEDPAEETVSLGFTDNMVFVWKGDVEMSIRLIDGEFPDYDKVIPSDNKNKADVVQAILFRALRRVSLLSSDRFRGVRVEFTGGTIGISANNPDLGEAAEEVDVAYEGNRIVIGYNAQYLLDILNVMEQDDHVEMGLMDDESPTVVRRGGDDTLLYVVMPMRI
- the moaD gene encoding molybdopterin converting factor subunit 1, whose translation is MKVRVKLFAMLRERAGAGDAVHEVPDGSTVNELWKRLQSEYPGLSGIDLRLLYAVNSEYVERGQRLADGDEVAFIPPVSGG